CGTTTTTTTATTTCTCGAGGCTTCTGGATGTTGAACTCAAAATGTTCTGTCTTCTTCTCTATTATTCCCATACACAATCTGATACATTTATCACATATATATACGTCGGGGCCGGAGATTAACTTGTCGACAGCATCTTCTGTGCGGCCACAGAACGAGCATCCAGCGGTGTCTTTAGGAGAAAACGTTTTTTTTGCCATGGGATATTTTATAAGTTATAGTTCTTTAGCAACGGTGATGACTTCATCGATAATACCATATTCGCAGGCTTCTTCGGCGGTCATATAGTAATCTCTATCGGAGTCTTCGGAGATCTTCTCTACGGTCTGTCCTGTACATTCTGCTAGTATCGCTGTAAGTTTTTTCTTCGTCTTTATTATCTCTTCTGCTTGTAAAGCTATATCCGATGAGGTTCCACCAACGCCTCCCGACGGCTGGTGTATCATAACACGGCTATTAGGAAGAGCGAAGCGTTTGCCTTTAGTTCCTGCTGCTAGGAGGAATGCCCCCATCGACGCTGCCTGTCCTATGCAGTATGTGTTGACATCGCATCCCAAGAAACGCAGCGTGTCATATATCGCCATCCCTGCGGAGATGTATCCCCCTGGGGTGTTGATATACAGGTGTATATCTTTCTTAGGGTCTTCCATCTTAAGGAATAACAGCTGTGCGACGATGACATTAGCAACCTGATCATCGACCTGTGTCCCTAGGAATATTATCCTATCTTTAAGAAGTCGTGAATAAATATCCATCGAACGCTCACCGCGCCCGGTGTCTTCTATAACGTATGGTGTTAAAGACATCTGTTGTTTCTTTGATGACATACACTTTTCCTTTTGGTAACGGTTATACTTATGATGCCCTCGTTATACGAGTATTGTTATTAGACGGTCAAGTTTTTTCGGGTGCTATACGATCTTGCTCTTATCAATAAGGAAGTCTTTGACTTTAGTGGTAAGGATGTTAGCGTAAAGCTTCGACCGCAGGTCTGGATCTTTTTCGTCAAACTCCTTCCCTTTATTGAACATATACCAGTAAAGGCGCTCACGAACCATTTCCTTGTCAATATCTTCGTCTGTAACTGATATCATATTATCAACGGCAATATTTCGGACGAGGAAGAAAAAGCGTAGAACATTGTGAACTTCTTTGGCGACATCTTTTTCGATATCTTGTTCTAGCGATGATATTTCTTCGGCGCTTTTCTTCTGTTCTTTGAGCTGTCGTATCTTGTTCCTTATCCGTATCTTACGTTCTGCTTCTATCAATGAAGAAGGCAGATCGAAATCATATTTCTCTAAGATGAGGG
The window above is part of the Waddliaceae bacterium genome. Proteins encoded here:
- a CDS encoding ATP-dependent Clp protease proteolytic subunit; its protein translation is MSLTPYVIEDTGRGERSMDIYSRLLKDRIIFLGTQVDDQVANVIVAQLLFLKMEDPKKDIHLYINTPGGYISAGMAIYDTLRFLGCDVNTYCIGQAASMGAFLLAAGTKGKRFALPNSRVMIHQPSGGVGGTSSDIALQAEEIIKTKKKLTAILAECTGQTVEKISEDSDRDYYMTAEEACEYGIIDEVITVAKEL